From Schistocerca serialis cubense isolate TAMUIC-IGC-003099 unplaced genomic scaffold, iqSchSeri2.2 HiC_scaffold_1343, whole genome shotgun sequence, one genomic window encodes:
- the LOC126439770 gene encoding protein phosphatase 1 regulatory subunit 12A-like, whose translation MTDFKQGFHRVTFWISEPPLSVILTEEQKQMLAGRLIIAASQGQTGQVRALLDAGSPVNATDPSGDTALHEAVMNGHEETVKCLIDAGAGVNVRDSDGMTPLHWAACRGGEQHIVWMLLAASACVDVQHDAGETPLHVAARWGCAYAAKALLLAGARRDIRGNSGQKQTRYNYLALNKSCD comes from the exons ATGACTGATTTCAAACAAGGTTTTCACAGAGTAACATTTTGGATCTCCGAACCCCCTCTCTCTGT GATCCTGACTGAGGAGCAGAAGCAGATGCTGGCTGGGAGGCTGATCATTGCTGCGTCTCAGGGTCAGACCGGCCAAGTGCGGGCACTCCTGGATGCGGGGTCGCCAGTCAACGCGACAGACCCCAGTGGCGACACTGCCCTGCATGAAGCAGTGATGAATGGCCACGAAGAAACTGTCAAGTGCCTGATTGATGCCGGGGCAGGTGTCAACGTCAGAGACTCGGATGGGATGACGCCTCTGCACTGGGCTGCATGTAGAGGTGGCGAGCAGCACATTGTATGGATGCTACTGGCGGCATCAGCGTGTGTAGATGTCCAGCACGATGCGGGGGAGACTCCACTCCATGTGGCTGCCAGATGGGGGTGTGCATATGCAGCGAAGGCACTGCTGCTGGCCGGTGCGAGGAGGGACATAAGGGGTAACAGTGGGCAGAAGCAGACACGGTACAACTATTTAGCACTCAACAAATCTTGTGATTAA